DNA sequence from the Lynx canadensis isolate LIC74 chromosome B2, mLynCan4.pri.v2, whole genome shotgun sequence genome:
ACAACTGAAGGACTCAGTTTCTGATGCCTCTTTGGTCAGTGTATAACTATTCATCTTCTTCAGTTACAGTAAGCATTGGTGAAAATGGTCATCACCCAGCCTCGTACATGGCAATGTGTTTGGTCCAGTGTCACTAACTCTGCAAGGTAGCTCCCAGAAAGGTGATCATTGACGTAATGTGGACAGATGTCTGATATTGTATAATACCAAAATAGTGGTTTCTTTATGCCTTTCCTTATACTACTTTAAGTTTTGCATTATAGCTCTTTGACCCGTCATTGCTTTGAGAATGTAACTGTCTTTATCTCTGtgtgtttatctctttattttatcCTAGGGAGTGATGTAACACATGTCAGGTTGTACATAATTACATGGTCAGAtaactttctaaaatgtttattctgattAAGATGTCGGTAAGGAATAATCCTAACTGTTTCAGGAATTTTAAGAACTCTAATTGGTAATATGTGCAATGGAAATctgcagaaggaagaggaaagtgtTGGTCACTGGATTTTAGAGTTCAGATTCCAGCTGGCTCTGCATGGCCAATGAGTTTTCCAAGTTCCTGTTAACTTGGTATGGTCATTTGAAGCATTTTTCAGGAAAAGTTGATCACTGTAATTGAACAGTGGTTTTTCGGGTTCTCTCTGATTGTTTATTGTTTtacaaataccaaaaaaatccccccaaaactgTGTCTTTCCCAAATATAATACATTAGTTAGAGAGGCAATACTGCCAAAATGTTTATGCAGAAATAGCGGTGAGATTTTGAATGTAATTGAATTCTTCATATAAGTACATCCTAGGTAATAATTTCATATGTCAGAATGCTTGTAACATtaagttatatatacatacatatatacatatatatgtatgtagatatacatatatatgtttattttatatattttaatgtttattttattctttaatgtttattaatgtttattttatcttaatgtttattatattttagagggagagagagagaggaggggagcagggaaggtgcagagagacagagagaggtggaatctcaagcaggctcagggctgtcatCAGAGAATCTGACATAGGGATCAATTCCATGCTGCATGAGATCATGGCCCCAggtgaaatcgagtcagatgcttaacccactgaaccacttACGTGCCCCTGTTGTTATACTTTATTACATGTGAGGTGTGTGCAAATCCAGTTGTGTAGAATCAGGAGACACATATTTGTATTaacatctctccttctctctgcatctctttctgattctttctgagctcttcctcttttcccttatACATTTTATAGAACTTTAAGTCTGGAATGTACACACATTTTTACAGTACTTCAAGTTCTAGTAAGTGCAGACTGATACACCTTATATTCTTTTGACTGATGCAAACAAAATGtccattatttcacttttctcatattaaatattaataattgacTTTTGGCGAAAATGTGAAACTATATTGATATAAGCTACGTCAATTTCAGGGAGTACAGCATTTATTCACGTTATTGCTGATAAATTCCATGCCCTTGTCTTTTCATAAGATCATTTCAACCCCCTaccaagttgttttctttttgaagatttcttttaaaaattgctaaatacTTGATCTTGACAGGAAACATGTGGTAAGAAAGAATGGACCCGAAAAATGGAAGTTCTTTCACGGGCTTTATCCTGCTGGGTTTCTCTGACTGGCCTCAGCTGGAGCGAGTCCTCTTTGTGGTTCTTCTGATCTTCTATCTGCTCACCCTGCTGGGAAACACAACCATCATTGCGTTGTCCCGCCTGGACCCACACCTGCAGactcccatgtactttttcctgtCCAACCTAAGCTTTCTGGACCTGTGTTACACGACCAGCACTGTTCCTCAGCTGCTGGTTCATCTCAGGGGACCAGACAAGTCTATCTCCTTcggtgcctgtgtagctcagctGTTTGTCTCTCTAGGGTTGGGATGCACAGAATGCATTCTGTTGGGGGTGATGGCATTTGACCGCTACGCAGCCGTCTGCAGGCCCCTGCACTACACAGTGATCATGCACCCCCGTCTCTGTGCCCTGATGGCTTCTGCATCGTGGTTCATTGGTTTTGCCAACTCCTCGTTGCAGACGGTGCTCACCTTCCTTGTACCACTTtgtgggagaaataaaatagaccACTTCTTTTGTGAGGTTCCCCCATTGCTGAAGCTTTCCTGTGTTGACACTACTGCGAATGAGTCTGAGCTCTTCTTTGTTGGTGTGATCATTCTCCTCATACCTGTGGCATTAATCACGTTCTCCTATGGTCGAATCGTCAGGGCAGTGTTAAGAATAAAGTCAGCCGCAGGACAGAGGAAAGTGTTTGGGACATGTGGGTCCCACCTCACGGTGGTCTCCCTGTTCTATGGCACGGCCATCTATGCTTACCTGCAGCCCAGCAACAACTACTCCCAAGATCTGGGCaagttcatttctctcttctacaCCATCGTCACCCCCATGGTCAACCCCTTCATATATACCCTGCGGAACAAGGATGTGATGGGAGCAGTGAGAAAGGTGTTGTGTAGGGGCTATGACTCCAGATGACTGAGGGGAAGACCCTTTCATGAAAGGCATTGAATACAGAGTCTTTATGGTTTCTGTGTCCTCAACATTTCCCCTGACAACTCTCAAGGGAACTTTCTTAATTCATTCTTTATGCAAGTGAGTATTCAAACTCTAAGTTCATGGATGCATGGCAGCCTCCAGAGATGCTGAGGTAGTGTACCTACACCATCTGCATCATATTAATATTGTAAAAAGTTTCAGAGGATTTTCTTAGTTCACCCCATTTGGGAACACTATCCCATTTCTAATTGCAAAGGACAGTGACACACACACCATGAAAGCATACCAATATAAGAATAGTGACTAGAACACGCTAATAAATATCAATATTGTAGAAAATTCTAGCAATTTCTGGAGGCTATTTCTTCTTCTCACAGTCAGATCATGGCTCTATTACAACGTCTGTGGCCTGACTGGATCACAGCTTTTTCCCAGAGTAGGAGGACAACTGTGGGAAATCAAACTTAGGTGAGAGAAAATATGCCAACATCTATCCTGATAGAGCAATTCAGCTATCAAGCCGTGGTGTAATGTCGCCCTTGTGATACTGTTTTCGTCTTGAAACacagttctttgtttttcaaaaaaaatttttcgttagaattgatttttatgattttagtgtttaattaaatttttttttttttaattttttttttttcaacgtttatttattttcgggacagcgagagacagagcatgaacgggggaggggcagagagagagggagacacagaatcggaaacaggcgccaggctctgagccatcagcccagagcccgacgcggggctcgaactcacggaccgcgagatcgtgacctggctgaagtcggacgcttaaccgactgcgccacccaggcgcccctaattaaatttttattgtcattCCATTAGAGTTAACTACAGTATTAACATTACTTTctggtgtacaatacagtgattccaCATTTCATCATCACATGTActctctttaatctccatcacctatttaatccctCCCCCCAGACCATCCACTGTGGCACCAgtgagcccagagaagggaagggagattcTCAGTTCATGCATCCCTAATTCCTAGCCCTGTCCTGGCCTTAGGACTGTCACCCCTGTGAGACCCTCCTGTACCTCCTAGTCTGCATGTTTCGCAGCTACTGTTTGCCAGAGTCCCGCTCTGACCGGGCTCACGGAGGAGGCAGGAACAGGTCACAGACCCCTGGCAACCCCTCCTTTGCAGGTGACTGCTTTTTGGATGCTTGTTTTGTGACACGAGTGAGAGCTCTCTTTCACCACAGTGGTGTTGTGGCATGTTTGAGCCCTTATGGTGTAGACTGGGAACCATCATGTATGGACCTGTGGTTTcctgggaagggaggctgggTGTCAAAGTGGAAAGGGGAGGGTGAAGGACTGGAGATCAGAGGATCAGGGGCAGGTGTTCCTCAGGTGGTCTTAGAACAGGACCTGGTTTTGGGGAGGAGACATTTCCTTTTTCCCCAGGGCTTTTCCACCTGTTTTGGAATTAAATTGATATGAGACAGAGTAACTGGAGAAAACACCCAGAGTTTTATTACCTGCACAGGGAGGCCCAATCTGGaaattgagacccaaagaaatgaccaAAGCAAGCTGAAATGGAGATCCATTTCCTGGTTATTTCAAGTAATCAGACATTAATACAACTGTGTTTTAGGGAGaagagcccagagtcctcctataTTTCCATCCCCTTTACTCTTCctgctgctttcttttgtttttaagaa
Encoded proteins:
- the LOC115514762 gene encoding putative olfactory receptor 2B8, producing MDPKNGSSFTGFILLGFSDWPQLERVLFVVLLIFYLLTLLGNTTIIALSRLDPHLQTPMYFFLSNLSFLDLCYTTSTVPQLLVHLRGPDKSISFGACVAQLFVSLGLGCTECILLGVMAFDRYAAVCRPLHYTVIMHPRLCALMASASWFIGFANSSLQTVLTFLVPLCGRNKIDHFFCEVPPLLKLSCVDTTANESELFFVGVIILLIPVALITFSYGRIVRAVLRIKSAAGQRKVFGTCGSHLTVVSLFYGTAIYAYLQPSNNYSQDLGKFISLFYTIVTPMVNPFIYTLRNKDVMGAVRKVLCRGYDSR